Genomic window (Spiroplasma sabaudiense Ar-1343):
TCTTTCTCTCCTTCAACATGATTGTTGTTTAAAGGAACACTGCCAATAAAAAAGGGATTATCGTGAATTACTGATATTTTTTCCGAGTTAAAATCTTTTCGCTCATCCATATCACAATAACCACTTATTAAATCTTTGTTTTCTAACAATAAATTTAAAATTGATTGGCGATCTTCCATTGGTATCGGAAGCGATTGAACTAATTTATCATTCTTATCGTAAACCGCTGCTCCATTACAGGCTATTATATAATTGTATTTTATATTGTTGTTTTTTAATACATCTTTTATTTCGTTATGTAATCTTCCGCTAGCAATTGCAAATTGATTGTTTCTATCCATAAAACTTGAAATAAAATCCAAGTCTCTTTTATCAATAGAGTCATCGTGTTTTAAATTAATAGTTCCATCATAATCTGAAAATCATCATTTCATATTTTTACTCCTTTAACATTATTATACCTATTATCATTTGATAATTTTAAAAACATTTATATTTTAAAGATGTGTTTAACTATTTTTGAAAGGCGATTAAACTTTGATTAAAAATTTAGACACTATCTTAGACAATAAAATAAATTTAAAAATTAACTATCATTTTCCAAATTTTTTTTCTCAAAACGGTAATAATCATTGTTGTTATCTTTTCAAGAATTTAGCTCCGTAACTAACGATTTTAAATTTGAAAATTCATTTTTGTTTTTATAAAATAAAAAAGTTTTTAAATAGTCATTAAACACAATAAATGAACGCAAGGGACTTGCCAAAATTAAATTGTCTTTTATTTCAATGTCCATCAAATTGTTATGAATGAAAATAGTTCGATTTTCTTGTTCTTGTATTTTGCAATTATAATTTGAAGTTATCAAATAAGTTTTGAGATTTGGCTTTGTTTTTTTTAAAAGATTGAAAAAATCTATTGTGAACTCAGAAACACCCTTAAAAGAATAAATTATTAATAAATCATCATCTTCAATTTCTGTAATTAGTTGCTTAAAATTATTTTTGTTTTTAATTAATTGTATACATTTTAATTCTAATTTAGAAAACATCCCAAATAAATCATTAACCGCCAGCAGGCCATGTCCTTGCCCAAAGCCCAGGATTCTATTAGCTTCACTAATATCATCACACAACTTATCTATTTTAATAAATTGATCATCCAATATTAATTTATTTTTAAAGTCGGCAGTTTTATTATTATTGAATATCAAATTTGTAATTTGATTTTTCAAGTTAATCTCTTTGTTGAATGATTCGTCAATTCTAGCAGCGCTTTTCATTCCTTTTAAAATTCCCAATCTAAAGATAAAGGTTTTTCAGCCCTTGGTCTCAATGCAAGCCAAAAAAGTATAAATGAAGCTAATGCCACAACCATACTTTTCTGATATTTCACGAACACTTAATTCCAAAATGTCATCTAGATTGTTGATGACATAGTTGTATAAGTCTACTTGTTTTTCATTTAAATTTTCTAAATTAAATTTCTTGAATTCTTTTTTCATTTTTAACCTTAACTTTGCTGCTTTCTTTAAGAAATACAGAATTAATTATACCTCCAAAAATTGGAGAAGTTAAGGTTAGAATTAAAAATCCAATGTTAAATGAAGGATATTCTAGACCGCATAACTTTAAAAAGTTATCTGTTGAAAATCCGAAGAAGACACCTAAAATATTGTTGTATCCACCGAATGTTTTAATATGAAATACACCGATTATTGCTCCACAATATATCGCAAGAAGATAATTAGATAGGTACGCTTTTCATTTATATTTTTCTAAAGTTCACAAAGCCCCTTCTGAAATACCATTGAATCCTTGTTTTCCAGCTAGTTTTGACAAATTCAACTCTTTTTCGTCTAATTTATTTTTCAATAATAATCCACGAGCCCAAACAGCTAGACCTGGTGTTGAAATAGCAATTACTTGGGCGGTCAGCGGAGTCATTCAAGGATTTTGCGGACTTATTGCAAATGAGTCTAAAAAGAACAAGGCCGAAAATGTAATTGTTCATTTATTTATTGGTCCTCCCATGTCAGTAACCATTAAGCCAAAAAAAACTGTTGCAACAATAGTTCTAAACCATCAATGATTGCTGTCAAGTTTGATTATATTTTCAAACAAAAAGTTATTTGCCATAGCTATTTGATTAAAGCTATAAAAAGCAATTAATCCGATAACAAATACCAAAATAATTTGTAAAAATCATTTAAATCCCCCATTTAATTTTTTATTTTTTAAAAAAATAAGTGAATTTAATTTATATACATAGAGATGGTACAAAATTGCAACTGCGGAAATAACAATCGCCCCCATGACCCCATATGATGCAAAATACTTTTCTAGTCCTGTTGAAGCTCCAAGATTATTAAAATTTTTATAAATTGTAATTATAAATAAAGAACCTCCAACAACGCTTCCGGTCCCCTCTGATTTAGTAAAACTATACGTGATAAAACCAGCAATTATAGGAATTCCAGGAATTGCCATATATTGTAAAACATCAAGAGAGTCTTTTAAAAATTTACTTTCTGGGGCAAGTTGTACTGCAAAAACAAACAACGCAATCACCAAGGCAAATAGTCTAATTATGTTATAGGTTTTTCCTGCAGAAAATGAGGAATTCTGATGTAATTTTATCTTAAAAAAATTGCTTACTGCGGCTTTATTTTTATTTATTTTTATATTACCTTTTAAAATTTCAAAAATTCTTTCTGTGTTTTTTATTGCATCAATTGTTCTTGTTCGGTAAATATTTTCATGATTAATATGTTTTAAATCCAAGTTTTTATCAACGGCAATTAAAACCCCTTTTGCCTTTTTCAGATCTTCTTCAGTGATAATATTTTGATCTCCCCGAGCACCATGTGTTTCTACTTTTATTTTGAAATTGTTTTCTTTCGCAAATTTCAATAATTTCTGCTCAGCTAAATAAGTGTGGGCCAAACCAAAAGTACAGGCTGAAACAGCGACATAAAAATCTTTTTCTTCATCTGCAACTAAAATTTCTTCGGTAGTATTTCATTTTTCTTCAAATACATTTTTGATTTCAATAAATAACTTATCTTTATCTTTTTCTGTTGATAAAACATTTATGAATTTTTCGTCTAATAATTTATTTGCTAAAATTCCCAAAATTCTTAAATGTTCATCTCCGACCCTCTCATTTTCAGGAACCAAAATACAAAAGAATTTGTCTGAAATTTCTCCATCCATAGCTTTTCAATCTATACCTTTTTTTAAGCGAATAAATAATACTGCACTTTTTTTTATTTCTTTAAATCTAGTGTGTGGAATTGCTATACCATTTTCAAATCCAGTTGAAGATAATTCTTCTCTTTCCTTAATTTTTTGAATCAACTTTTCTTTATTGTCACAAATTTTATTTCTTAAACAAATTTCAGCAATTTTATTTAATAATTCTTCTGGAGAATTAACATCGACGTTAATATTTAAATATTGATTTTGAAAAACTTTTTCATCAGTCATTTATTTTTCTCCTTTTTTAATAATTGTTTTAAATTTATTTGCACCAATTTTATTAACTAGTTTTTTTTCTTGTCTTTCCAATGAATTTGATTCAACAAGGTTAGAACCGATATCTAAAATTTTTATTTCAACTTCTTTTTCTGATGGATTGTACAACCTAAAAACCTGTTCATTATTGTTATAACTTTTTTTAGCACAAGCTACGAAGAAATTATTTTCTCACTCAAACAAATTGCTAGGCTTTGGAGCTTTATTCAACTGGTCCACTTTTGACATTCAAAATGTTTGTCCCTTAAATAAGTAAACTGAAATATTTTGTTTTTGAAAAGCAGAAGTTGGTAGGAAGTGCATTTTTGAAGCAACTGCAATATTCTTATCGTTTGAAATTTTAAAGTTAAAATTGAACTCCATTTCTTCTAACAGATTACTTTCGGGAGTTGCATATGGATAATCATTGATTCCACTGGCTCTTCCTGGACGATATTCAAGACCTCTTCTTCCAATTAAAGAAACTCCCCTAAATAAAGTTACAGCAATTGTTGAAAAATCTTTATCAATAATTTCATATTCATTATTTCCAATAGTAAAAATTGAGTATTTTGTTTCTCCTTCTGGATTTAAATATACTAATGACTCACAAGTTTCAATGCAAACCGGATTATCTTTTCATTTGTCTTGTTCTCAACGATTTGCATTTCATTGATCGATAACTGGTCGCTTAATTAAAGATCCTGATTGATCAGCAAAAGAAAAATCGTTTTTAGTTTTTGTATTTCATAAGATTCTTCAACGGATATCTTTTGCCTTATTTAATAAATTAATTTTTATATCAACACTTTCTGAATTTATAAATATTTTGATTAAAATATTTTGGTCAATTTTTTTTGGCGACTCAAGACTTTCAAAAACTTTTCAGTTCTGATCAACAACTACTAAGTTATTGTCCTGGATGGTGAAATTGTTTGTACTGATTAATTCGTTTATTTTTTTACGATTTATTTTAGATGGTGAAAAATCATAGGTATCACCAGCATCAAACATTGCTTCTAAAGAAATAATTGTTTCTTTACTATTTTGCGTCATTAATATATCACCATTTTTTAGAACTTCAATTCCAATGTCATTTATCTCAAGTTTGTTTTTGATTTTCTTTTCAAAAATTGGGGCGCTTACTAATTTTAATTCATCATCGGACACTTTGAATATATCATAAAATAATCCATCAATTTTTGGTGTCAGAAATTCAATTTCAGTTACATAAAATCCTTTTTCATCGTTATTTGTTGTGTTATAGTGGGTTTCATTTTCAATTATGAATTGATCGCGATTATAAAATTTTTGATTAATGATTCTATAGCTAATTGAACTTTGATCTTTAAAAATTTCAAACTTTTTGTTTCGAGTAACAATTGGCATTACAACTTTAACTGACCTTCTAAAAGGTAGAGGATTAAAAATTATTAAATCTTTTTTTTGTAAATTTAAATATTCAGTGATTCTTCTTTTAATTAAAACGGTTTGAGATTCAAGCATCGACTGAACTTGTTTTAATCGAATAATTATTTCGCGGTTTGTTTCATCCGTGCAGCTACCTCCAAGACTATCGTGAGCATGACATTCAAGTAGTAGTTTATTTGCTTTTTCAAAAATTCTTTCAGGATATTTGCCTGTAAATTTTTGATAAATTAGACCCATGGGCTCTGCTTCATTATACAATTGATTTTCAACTTTTTTTGAAAGTAATTTAATATCGTATCGAGAAGAGGCAATGGTTCTGTGAGTTCTTGAGTACTGTCCGTATTTTAACTCTCCTTGAATTTCATTTTTGGACAAATTTTTTGTAGATTTTTTAATATCCTCACAAAATGAATCATAGTCGCTTAAAATTCATTCATGTTCTAAATCAATTTTATTTAATTCGTCAACAAATAAAGGTAATCATTCAATAATCGGGGCTTGATCCGAACCAAAGGGAAAGCACAATACATTACCGGTATTTTTATTTACTTTTTTTCAATTAATTAAATCTTCGTGAGTCGAACTAAACTTATCTAGATACTCTTTTGCCAAGTCACTCATATTTTTTTTATCTCATTTTTTATAAACAGAGTCAAAGGCTCAAAAAGTTAAACCATATCCATATTTAAAAATGTTGTAAAAGTCAACTTTTGATCCATCAATTCCTTTTCATTCACTATAAACCGATTTTTCAATGTGATCTTGATTAACACCTCTTCACTGAATCAAAGTGTCGCACTCAGTTGATTTTAGTATTTGTGGCATGTTAGAATTAAAACCAAAAGAATCGGGAGTGTAGGCATTTTTTAAGCTGTGACCTCTTTTTTCTGAACCCAGTTTTCCGATAACTAAATTTCTAATAATTGATTCCCCATTTGTGTTAAACATATCTGGTTGAGTATACCATGGTCCAACCAATAACTTTTTGTCTTTGATTAATTTATTAATAATTTTTTCGTCTTCTGGAAAATAGCTTAAATAGTCGTCAATAATTGACAGCTGACTATCAAAAACAATACTTTTAAAACTTTCAAGATTATCACAAATTGATTTTAGTTTTTGAATATTATCTACTAAAAAAACTGTTGATACTTCTTTGGTAAAATATCACTCTTTATCCCAATGGGTGTGGGGAACAAAGTGAATTCTTCATTTCTTATTCATTTTTTTATCCTCTATCTATAATAAATGTTTTTATTTCATAACTTTTAAATACTAAATTTGGTTTGCAATTTTTTCGCTCTAACAAATTGACTTCTTCTTTAATTTTGAAAGCCCCCTTGGTTTGTAAAGCTTCTTTTTTATCTGAGGAATTAAATATTCTCAATATAATTTGGTTTTTAGATTCGTGTTTTTTAATTGCCTTAACAATTAAATTTTGATTTTCTATAGTTAATAAATTGGCAAGTTCAATTTCTCTAATATCTCCTAAATCAGATATTAGAAATCTTTCAAATCTATTAGAATATAAATTTAAATTTTGCTTTTGATAATAGATTGGTTTTGCCAACTTATTTTGTGCAAGATTTCAAACTGAGTTACTGATATTTTCAACAAAAAGATCAAATTCAAAATTAATTTCTTTTAGCAATTTAGAATCCTCAGTTTCAATTAAATAATCACTGGTTCCGCTTGCCCGACCCGGTCGCCATAACAAATTATTTCTTCCCAATAACGAAACGCTTCTAAATAATGTCAATGCAATAATGTTGAATTGCTTTCCTATTATTTGGTATTCATTTGTGCCTCGTGTTATTAATCCAAACTGGTAAACATCATTTTTTAAATAAACAAATGATTCGTTGGTTTCGATTTCGATTGGTTTTTCGTTTCATCCTTTTTCATTTCAAAATTCATTTTCTTTTAACACTACTGGTCTTTTTTCAACACCATATGCCTGATTGGCAAATGAAAATTGAGAATCATAAATCTGAGAATCAAATAAAATTCTTCACTTAATGTTTTCGTTTTTATTATTTATCGTAACTTTAAAATTTATTAAATTTTCCTGACTAATAAAAATTTTTATTAAAATTTTTTGGTCTTTTCCGTTTTTTATTGAGTAATTATTTTCAATAATTATTTCGCAATGCTTGTCAAACTCCTTGATTTTAGATTTTGAATTAATCAAATCATTGATTATGAAATTTTCAATTGTTTCTGGGGAAAAATCATATGAGTCACCCATATCTCTTTGAGCTTGTAAAACCATTTGCTTTTCAAAATTTATATTTTTGATTTTATCAAATAAATTTATTTCACCATCAGTGGTTATAGTAATTTTTCATTTTTGATTTTCTCAAGTATTTTTATTTTTTCAATCAACGTTAACAACTTTGTTATTCAATTCTTTAATAAATAATTTTTTAGCTTGTAGGCCTTCGAATTTAGATTCCAATAACAAAATTTTAGTTTTTCAATATCCATTTATTGCTTCTTGAGATTCTCCATTAGTACCTGTATTTATTTCCAGGTTTGGATTTATAAAAGTATTTTCCAAAATTATTTTTTCAATCTTTTTGGTTCCACAACTAATTTCAAAATCTTGGGTTTTTGTAAAAATTGTCATTTCCATATCTGTTTTTATTTTTTTAGGATTGGGGTTAAATAATATTAGTTCATTCACTTTACTATTATTGGTAATTGATTTAAAAATTTTTGTAATTTGAGATTGTGCTCATTGCTTCGCTCAGTTTAAACGAGCAATAACATCTTTATTTGTTGCATCCGTATTACATCCCCCAAGGCTATCGTGA
Coding sequences:
- a CDS encoding HAD-IIB family hydrolase, which codes for MKWWFSDYDGTINLKHDDSIDKRDLDFISSFMDRNNQFAIASGRLHNEIKDVLKNNNIKYNYIIACNGAAVYDKNDKLVQSLPIPMEDRQSILNLLLENKDLISGYCDMDERKDFNSEKISVIHDNPFFIGSVPLNNNHVEGEKDILNSGNINIIYFYGEEKSLSLVQEKANKISDRLKAIKTHTNVLEIVNKEVSKAFGIKFIMKKHSIEVGDIITSGDGENDIEMLDLTPNSFVMKTAKPNVLKHGNHQIDNVFEIGEIMKKDLG
- a CDS encoding MurR/RpiR family transcriptional regulator, yielding MKKEFKKFNLENLNEKQVDLYNYVINNLDDILELSVREISEKYGCGISFIYTFLACIETKGWKTFIFRLGILKGMKSAARIDESFNKEINLKNQITNLIFNNNKTADFKNKLILDDQFIKIDKLCDDISEANRILGFGQGHGLLAVNDLFGMFSKLELKCIQLIKNKNNFKQLITEIEDDDLLIIYSFKGVSEFTIDFFNLLKKTKPNLKTYLITSNYNCKIQEQENRTIFIHNNLMDIEIKDNLILASPLRSFIVFNDYLKTFLFYKNKNEFSNLKSLVTELNSWKDNNNDYYRFEKKNLENDS
- a CDS encoding fructose PTS transporter subunit IIA — encoded protein: MTDEKVFQNQYLNINVDVNSPEELLNKIAEICLRNKICDNKEKLIQKIKEREELSSTGFENGIAIPHTRFKEIKKSAVLFIRLKKGIDWKAMDGEISDKFFCILVPENERVGDEHLRILGILANKLLDEKFINVLSTEKDKDKLFIEIKNVFEEKWNTTEEILVADEEKDFYVAVSACTFGLAHTYLAEQKLLKFAKENNFKIKVETHGARGDQNIITEEDLKKAKGVLIAVDKNLDLKHINHENIYRTRTIDAIKNTERIFEILKGNIKINKNKAAVSNFFKIKLHQNSSFSAGKTYNIIRLFALVIALFVFAVQLAPESKFLKDSLDVLQYMAIPGIPIIAGFITYSFTKSEGTGSVVGGSLFIITIYKNFNNLGASTGLEKYFASYGVMGAIVISAVAILYHLYVYKLNSLIFLKNKKLNGGFKWFLQIILVFVIGLIAFYSFNQIAMANNFLFENIIKLDSNHWWFRTIVATVFFGLMVTDMGGPINKWTITFSALFFLDSFAISPQNPWMTPLTAQVIAISTPGLAVWARGLLLKNKLDEKELNLSKLAGKQGFNGISEGALWTLEKYKWKAYLSNYLLAIYCGAIIGVFHIKTFGGYNNILGVFFGFSTDNFLKLCGLEYPSFNIGFLILTLTSPIFGGIINSVFLKESSKVKVKNEKRIQEI
- a CDS encoding glycoside hydrolase family 38 N-terminal domain-containing protein, giving the protein MNKKWRIHFVPHTHWDKEWYFTKEVSTVFLVDNIQKLKSICDNLESFKSIVFDSQLSIIDDYLSYFPEDEKIINKLIKDKKLLVGPWYTQPDMFNTNGESIIRNLVIGKLGSEKRGHSLKNAYTPDSFGFNSNMPQILKSTECDTLIQWRGVNQDHIEKSVYSEWKGIDGSKVDFYNIFKYGYGLTFWAFDSVYKKWDKKNMSDLAKEYLDKFSSTHEDLINWKKVNKNTGNVLCFPFGSDQAPIIEWLPLFVDELNKIDLEHEWILSDYDSFCEDIKKSTKNLSKNEIQGELKYGQYSRTHRTIASSRYDIKLLSKKVENQLYNEAEPMGLIYQKFTGKYPERIFEKANKLLLECHAHDSLGGSCTDETNREIIIRLKQVQSMLESQTVLIKRRITEYLNLQKKDLIIFNPLPFRRSVKVVMPIVTRNKKFEIFKDQSSISYRIINQKFYNRDQFIIENETHYNTTNNDEKGFYVTEIEFLTPKIDGLFYDIFKVSDDELKLVSAPIFEKKIKNKLEINDIGIEVLKNGDILMTQNSKETIISLEAMFDAGDTYDFSPSKINRKKINELISTNNFTIQDNNLVVVDQNWKVFESLESPKKIDQNILIKIFINSESVDIKINLLNKAKDIRWRILWNTKTKNDFSFADQSGSLIKRPVIDQWNANRWEQDKWKDNPVCIETCESLVYLNPEGETKYSIFTIGNNEYEIIDKDFSTIAVTLFRGVSLIGRRGLEYRPGRASGINDYPYATPESNLLEEMEFNFNFKISNDKNIAVASKMHFLPTSAFQKQNISVYLFKGQTFWMSKVDQLNKAPKPSNLFEWENNFFVACAKKSYNNNEQVFRLYNPSEKEVEIKILDIGSNLVESNSLERQEKKLVNKIGANKFKTIIKKGEK
- a CDS encoding glycoside hydrolase family 38 N-terminal domain-containing protein, which translates into the protein MKKIRIHIVPHAHWDKEWYFTKQDSDLLLNGNLEKLNKAIKSNENFKNFTYDGQSSIIDDFKIFNGNENELATNIKNNKIILGPWYSQPDLFNTTSEAIVRNLLIGTNMAESFGSSMRNAYVPDSFGQSSQMPQIYKLAELDNMIYWRGITKEKMQNSVLHYWEGLDGTKIKSYNFLKGYWIMGSFFPYLELNQNNAADYAKKFSKDFGKTLGELKKFNPHSPNNLLLPLGGDQAPVNEYIDIFLAELNKIDNEHDWYWSSYDEYFEAIENITEIPTVKGELKSPENSRIHKTIGSQRVDIKQLAKEVDNLIFEQLEPLAVYFEQIGGAYPKEIINKILKSALISHAHDSLGGCNTDATNKDVIARLNWAKQWAQSQITKIFKSITNNSKVNELILFNPNPKKIKTDMEMTIFTKTQDFEISCGTKKIEKIILENTFINPNLEINTGTNGESQEAINGYWKTKILLLESKFEGLQAKKLFIKELNNKVVNVDWKNKNTWENQKWKITITTDGEINLFDKIKNINFEKQMVLQAQRDMGDSYDFSPETIENFIINDLINSKSKIKEFDKHCEIIIENNYSIKNGKDQKILIKIFISQENLINFKVTINNKNENIKWRILFDSQIYDSQFSFANQAYGVEKRPVVLKENEFWNEKGWNEKPIEIETNESFVYLKNDVYQFGLITRGTNEYQIIGKQFNIIALTLFRSVSLLGRNNLLWRPGRASGTSDYLIETEDSKLLKEINFEFDLFVENISNSVWNLAQNKLAKPIYYQKQNLNLYSNRFERFLISDLGDIREIELANLLTIENQNLIVKAIKKHESKNQIILRIFNSSDKKEALQTKGAFKIKEEVNLLERKNCKPNLVFKSYEIKTFIIDRG